One window of Paludibacter propionicigenes WB4 genomic DNA carries:
- a CDS encoding TonB-dependent receptor plug domain-containing protein, translating into MATNVATVDGKKNKYASYQNVYELIRGEVPGVEVNGTKVRIRGLGTINGLSDPLVLVNNVEVSIESFGSIDPRMVKSINILKSPDASIYGAKAANGVILIKLLEK; encoded by the coding sequence ATGGCCACTAACGTTGCCACTGTTGATGGAAAAAAGAACAAATATGCATCCTATCAAAATGTGTATGAACTGATTCGGGGAGAGGTTCCGGGCGTTGAAGTAAACGGAACTAAAGTTAGAATCAGAGGTTTAGGTACCATTAATGGTTTAAGTGATCCATTGGTGCTGGTTAATAATGTTGAGGTGTCGATCGAGTCTTTCGGGTCTATCGATCCTCGAATGGTTAAATCTATAAACATTCTTAAAAGTCCTGATGCGTCGATCTATGGGGCAAAAGCTGCGAATGGAGTAATACTGATAAAGTTGCTAGAAAAATAA
- a CDS encoding carboxypeptidase-like regulatory domain-containing protein: MKTNKIFLVLFILTLSCSSFAQNSGKKYYITGQVLDANGKPIFGAKVLVDNKSTDVSTDVKGNYKVKVKPDATILSVFSLSSGLLINEEINGRVVINFKFEDAMSQSVSPQNANKENEEVNIGYGTIKKKNMSTKVPSYDGQKSKYAAYQNVYDMIRAELPNVQVVGDKIRVKGAYDTNSSQIDAMILVDGVEISSVDGIIPRMVKSISVLTGADASIYGVRSGHGVILITLVKE; the protein is encoded by the coding sequence ATGAAAACAAACAAAATCTTTTTAGTACTTTTCATTCTTACTTTATCGTGTAGTTCGTTTGCTCAGAACTCTGGAAAGAAGTATTATATTACCGGACAGGTACTTGATGCTAATGGCAAGCCAATATTTGGAGCCAAAGTGTTAGTAGACAATAAAAGTACCGATGTTTCTACCGATGTAAAAGGTAATTACAAGGTAAAAGTAAAACCCGATGCCACCATATTATCAGTTTTCTCCTTGTCCAGTGGACTACTAATCAATGAAGAAATTAATGGTCGTGTGGTAATAAACTTTAAATTTGAAGATGCAATGTCTCAAAGTGTATCGCCACAAAATGCGAATAAGGAAAATGAGGAAGTAAATATCGGTTACGGAACCATTAAAAAGAAAAATATGTCTACTAAGGTTCCTTCATATGATGGACAGAAGAGCAAATACGCAGCCTATCAAAATGTGTATGATATGATACGTGCCGAACTTCCAAATGTGCAGGTAGTAGGCGATAAAATAAGAGTAAAAGGTGCTTATGACACCAACAGTAGTCAGATTGACGCAATGATACTTGTGGACGGTGTAGAAATCTCATCGGTAGACGGCATTATTCCTCGGATGGTAAAGTCTATAAGTGTTCTTACTGGTGCTGATGCTTCTATCTACGGGGTTAGATCCGGACATGGTGTAATACTGATAACGCTGGTAAAGGAATAA
- a CDS encoding peroxiredoxin family protein, whose amino-acid sequence MRRILFILAAVLTFSGQAQNKTVLKEGIWHGQLSVADNHKAPFLFNVKNAGTPSASVVLINGEERVELTGIKYRGDSVIIPIESYDAVIKASLSGTTLQGRFLKNYIPNDAGIAFTAEHNNKNRFTPVANPTDILLDGKWDVLFVGEKGDTTRNVGIFKTVNRIVTGSILTNSGDMRFLEGAYTTTGVQLSAFAGLSPYLFELNFVGKDRFEGTFFSARSKTKLIGVRNSKAGLADPYSLTKLKPRSEVLSFKLPNINGQTVSVNDERYKNKVVIISILGSWCPNCLDEMKYLAPWYKANKARGVEIIGLSFERKDDFAYAKAAISRLKTKYGAEYEILFAGKVGDEATAKVLPEIEKVSSYPTTIFIDKKGKVRKIYTGYNGPATGLFYEEFKQEFNALMDQLLAE is encoded by the coding sequence ATGCGTAGAATTCTGTTCATTTTAGCAGCTGTCTTGACATTCTCAGGCCAAGCACAAAATAAGACCGTTTTAAAGGAAGGTATATGGCACGGACAATTGTCGGTGGCCGATAATCATAAAGCGCCTTTTCTCTTCAACGTAAAAAATGCCGGTACACCTTCGGCCAGTGTTGTGCTCATAAATGGTGAGGAGCGTGTGGAACTGACAGGAATAAAGTATCGGGGCGATTCGGTAATTATCCCCATCGAATCGTACGATGCAGTTATTAAAGCTTCTTTGTCCGGTACAACCTTGCAGGGTCGCTTTTTGAAAAACTATATCCCGAACGATGCCGGAATTGCTTTTACGGCGGAACACAACAATAAAAACCGTTTTACTCCGGTTGCTAATCCTACTGACATATTGTTAGACGGTAAATGGGACGTATTGTTTGTGGGCGAAAAGGGAGATACTACACGCAATGTGGGGATTTTTAAAACAGTGAACCGTATTGTTACAGGATCTATCCTGACCAATTCGGGCGATATGCGTTTTCTGGAAGGAGCATATACGACTACCGGTGTACAACTTTCGGCTTTTGCTGGGCTTAGTCCATACTTGTTTGAGCTGAACTTTGTAGGAAAAGATCGTTTCGAAGGTACTTTCTTTTCTGCCCGGTCTAAAACCAAACTGATAGGTGTGCGCAACAGTAAAGCAGGACTGGCCGACCCTTATTCGCTAACCAAACTTAAACCCAGATCTGAGGTACTTAGTTTTAAGTTACCGAACATAAACGGACAAACAGTATCAGTGAACGACGAACGCTACAAAAATAAAGTAGTGATTATTTCTATTCTTGGAAGCTGGTGTCCCAATTGCCTTGATGAAATGAAGTATCTGGCTCCCTGGTATAAAGCTAACAAAGCCCGAGGTGTGGAAATTATCGGTTTGTCGTTCGAACGTAAAGATGATTTTGCTTATGCAAAGGCTGCCATTAGTAGGCTGAAAACCAAGTATGGTGCCGAATACGAAATTCTGTTTGCCGGAAAAGTGGGAGACGAAGCCACAGCAAAAGTATTACCCGAAATAGAAAAAGTTTCGAGCTACCCAACCACCATTTTTATTGACAAAAAGGGGAAAGTCCGCAAAATTTACACCGGTTACAATGGTCCGGCCACAGGATTATTCTACGAAGAATTTAAGCAGGAATTCAATGCACTGATGGATCAGTTGCTTGCCGAATAA